One window of the Carboxydothermus pertinax genome contains the following:
- a CDS encoding cyclic lactone autoinducer peptide translates to MFKRVKLTFLSAVATLALYAGFLSIKPASFFLWYQPEVPEHLKRN, encoded by the coding sequence ATGTTTAAAAGGGTAAAACTCACTTTTCTTTCCGCTGTAGCAACCCTGGCTCTTTATGCAGGTTTTCTTAGCATTAAACCGGCAAGTTTCTTTTTGTGGTACCAGCCTGAAGTACCAGAACACCTTAAACGAAATTAA